CCAATTTGAACAAGGCGCTTGACGGAACCAATTTGGGCGATCAGCCGGTCGAATCGCTGATTGCCAAACTCGATTCCGTGCCCGAGAAGATTCGCATGACCGTGCGGAATAACGGCGGCGGCCATGCCAACCATTCGCTCTTTTGGACCATCATGGGCAAGGGCAAGGGAGGCCAGCCGAGCGGTAAGCTCGCCGACGCGATCAACGCCGAACTTGGCGGTTTCAAGAGCTTTACCGACGCCTTCACGCAGGCCGCCACGACCCGCTTCGGCAGCGGCTGGGCCTGGCTCTATCTCGATCACAAGACGGGCAAGCTGGCGGTTGGTAACCTCCCCAACCAAGACAGCCCGATCATGGAAGGCAACACGCCTCTGTTGGGAATCGACGTGTGGGAGCATGCCTATTACTTGAAGTATCAAAACCGCCGGCCGGAATACATCGCCGCGTTTTACAACGTGATCGATTGGGACGCCGTCGGCCAGCGTTTTGCCGCTGCCAAGAGGTGACGCGCGGAACCGATTCTAGGCTGATTGCGATCGACTCAAGCCGCGACCGGGATGGTCGCGGCTTTTTTTGTCGATTCGCGCTAACTACGATGGGAGATTGAGTTCCCGTGCCACTCCTGAAGTCTCCGTTTGTTGAGGAACATCGCCATGGCGACGTCGAATCAGCCGCGTTCGGTCCGTTGCCGAATGTTCGGGGCGCTTGCCGCGGTCATCTCGCTGGTGACCTGGGTCGTTGCGCTCGCGGGCGGCGCCATTGCGGACGCCTCCGAATCGGCCGATCAAAAACTGGCCGCGTTTCGCAGCCGCGTCAACCACATCATCGTGATCTATCAGGAGAATTGGAGCTTCGACGGTCTTTACGGAAAGTTCCCCGGCGCAAACGGTCTAGCTCAGGCCGGCGAGTCGGTCAAGCAGGTCAATTTGAAAGGCGAGCCGT
The sequence above is drawn from the Pirellulales bacterium genome and encodes:
- a CDS encoding superoxide dismutase translates to MAYTVPPLPYPFDALDPYIDAKTMEIHHDKHHAAYVTNLNKALDGTNLGDQPVESLIAKLDSVPEKIRMTVRNNGGGHANHSLFWTIMGKGKGGQPSGKLADAINAELGGFKSFTDAFTQAATTRFGSGWAWLYLDHKTGKLAVGNLPNQDSPIMEGNTPLLGIDVWEHAYYLKYQNRRPEYIAAFYNVIDWDAVGQRFAAAKR